In Bernardetia sp., the following proteins share a genomic window:
- a CDS encoding RNA polymerase sigma factor codes for MFVKLFSKKSPRSDLELIEAYKETRDNKFVGELFERYTHLVYGVCLKYLKDEEDSKDAVLLIFEKLLTDLLRFEIQNFPPWLHRLTQNYCLMYLRQRQREFKRSEDYFNNQDEERMDSDPDWHLSNESDKHQKEERLNSIEEALYALNTEQRQCVELFFLEEKSYQEIVNITGFPLSKVKSYLQNGKRNIKKQLGILTIAFWLLFM; via the coding sequence ATGTTTGTCAAGTTATTTTCTAAAAAAAGTCCTCGTTCCGACTTAGAACTTATAGAAGCCTATAAAGAAACCCGAGATAACAAATTTGTAGGTGAACTTTTTGAGCGTTATACTCACTTGGTTTATGGTGTTTGTCTGAAATATCTGAAAGATGAGGAGGATAGCAAAGATGCTGTACTGCTCATTTTTGAAAAATTACTGACCGACCTTCTACGTTTTGAGATACAAAATTTTCCTCCTTGGTTGCATCGTCTTACACAAAATTATTGTTTGATGTATTTGCGCCAACGCCAAAGGGAGTTCAAAAGAAGTGAAGATTATTTTAACAATCAAGACGAGGAACGTATGGATTCTGACCCAGATTGGCATCTATCTAATGAAAGCGACAAACATCAAAAAGAAGAACGCCTCAACAGCATTGAAGAAGCACTCTATGCACTAAATACTGAACAACGACAATGTGTAGAACTTTTCTTTTTAGAAGAAAAGAGTTATCAAGAAATTGTAAACATTACTGGTTTTCCTCTCTCTAAAGTAAAGAGTTATCTTCAAAATGGAAAAAGAAATATCAAGAAGCAGTTAGGTATTCTAACAATAGCTTTTTGGCTATTGTTTATGTAA